One Candidatus Nitrososphaera evergladensis SR1 genomic window carries:
- a CDS encoding ester cyclase, whose amino-acid sequence MSTQRQQVTEKNIEIARRSIQALNTGDVTKASEFMHPDYFNHESQASPERAKLRGPSEFIDTVQKLRAAFSDLHYEEQESIASNDKVVSIMTVTGRHTGDFFGIPPSGRSFSYQAAHIVRIADGKIIEHRAIRDDLKFMMQLGVIGAASPQYEPIFNAWKGMIKKGG is encoded by the coding sequence ATGTCAACGCAACGACAGCAGGTAACAGAAAAAAATATCGAGATCGCCCGGCGTTCAATACAGGCCCTGAATACCGGAGACGTAACCAAGGCTTCTGAATTCATGCACCCTGATTACTTTAACCACGAGTCCCAAGCCAGCCCGGAGCGAGCAAAGCTTCGCGGTCCTAGTGAATTCATCGATACTGTTCAAAAGTTAAGAGCCGCGTTTAGCGACCTACATTATGAAGAGCAAGAGAGCATCGCTTCAAACGACAAGGTCGTGTCGATAATGACGGTCACCGGCCGACACACGGGAGATTTTTTTGGCATCCCTCCATCAGGCCGCAGCTTTTCGTACCAGGCGGCGCACATTGTGCGGATTGCCGACGGCAAGATAATTGAGCACCGGGCAATTCGCGACGACCTGAAATTCATGATGCAGCTTGGAGTAATCGGCGCTGCGTCGCCGCAGTACGAGCCCATCTTTAATGCGTGGAAGGGAATGATAAAAAAAGGAGGATAA
- a CDS encoding shikimate kinase — MTVSKVRATMHGAVSIVNAIATGNGSALGISLKVTAEVEMTKGRGLRFLTGKNDDRLVNNIIKNTMPAGTLERNQLIVKLRSEIPIGFGLKSSSAVSNAVALACSRLANEKVDDYAVLDAAVRASLDAKVTITGAYDDATACYFGGFVVTDNYAKKLLRREEAPDNLHAVIFLPRNTPRGDVHKLSDLSDLFTDAFGLAEAGEYWKAMKLNGVLASTALGANYKPVLAALEQGALAAGMSGNGPSIAAVAYDDEVEDIKNAFLKFNGRVLVSKVNNQKASVEVL, encoded by the coding sequence ATGACAGTATCAAAAGTCAGGGCTACGATGCACGGCGCAGTCTCTATAGTAAACGCCATAGCGACCGGCAACGGCTCGGCACTTGGCATCTCGCTCAAAGTCACGGCAGAGGTCGAGATGACAAAGGGCAGAGGCCTGAGGTTCCTGACAGGCAAAAACGACGACAGGCTAGTCAACAACATCATCAAAAACACCATGCCTGCCGGCACGCTTGAGCGCAACCAACTGATAGTGAAACTCCGGTCAGAGATCCCGATAGGCTTTGGGCTGAAAAGCTCCAGCGCGGTGTCAAATGCAGTCGCCCTTGCATGCAGCAGGCTGGCAAACGAAAAGGTTGACGACTATGCCGTCCTTGACGCCGCGGTAAGGGCATCGCTTGACGCCAAGGTCACCATAACCGGCGCGTACGACGACGCCACAGCGTGCTACTTTGGCGGGTTTGTCGTGACGGACAATTACGCGAAAAAGCTGCTGAGAAGGGAGGAAGCGCCGGACAACCTGCACGCGGTGATATTTCTGCCGCGCAACACGCCGCGGGGAGACGTGCACAAGCTGAGCGACCTTTCCGACCTGTTTACAGACGCGTTTGGGCTTGCAGAAGCAGGCGAGTACTGGAAGGCCATGAAGCTCAACGGAGTCCTTGCTTCAACCGCGCTTGGCGCAAACTACAAGCCGGTCCTTGCCGCCCTTGAGCAGGGGGCGCTTGCCGCTGGCATGTCCGGAAATGGGCCTTCGATAGCGGCAGTTGCGTACGATGACGAGGTCGAAGACATCAAGAACGCGTTTTTGAAATTCAATGGCAGGGTGCTTGTGTCTAAGGTTAATAACCAGAAGGCAAGTGTGGAAGTCCTGTAA
- a CDS encoding V-type ATP synthase subunit F: MRIIAIGSRVFVTSFQLAGVKGVKVESSAEALAEINKMGDTSDVGLVLLSDDIGKEIRTQLTTLRAKRPIPLIFELPSPGSKKEKVDYRALLKQILGV, encoded by the coding sequence ATGCGAATAATTGCCATTGGAAGCCGCGTTTTCGTTACCAGCTTCCAGCTTGCCGGCGTCAAGGGAGTCAAGGTCGAGTCGTCGGCAGAGGCGCTTGCCGAGATCAACAAGATGGGCGACACAAGCGACGTGGGGCTCGTGCTTTTGAGTGACGACATTGGAAAAGAGATTCGCACGCAACTGACGACGCTTCGCGCCAAGAGGCCAATCCCGCTCATCTTTGAGCTTCCATCCCCGGGAAGCAAGAAGGAAAAGGTCGACTATCGCGCCCTTTTGAAGCAGATTCTGGGCGTCTAG
- a CDS encoding shikimate dehydrogenase has protein sequence MMTGERAPAKTYCIIGDPISHSLSPGMQNAAFSALGLNCTYISFRVPAPDLKESIDSLRAINVAGFNVTIPHKVAVIKYLDELDVTAKKAGAVNTVNNIEGILKGYNTDIAGFIEPLRRREFDFGITILLLGAGGAARAIIAALSEEKKTGRVIIANRDQAKAKELARIAGDLGIQCETIALEDAVQVSPEAGLIVNATSIGLDNEPSPIDSDHIKKGSLVYDIVYRPVVTDLLEQAKFAQAHVVYGYEMLLEQGAKAFEIWTGLPAPRDVMKKNLLGIFGEPT, from the coding sequence ATGATGACTGGAGAAAGAGCACCTGCCAAGACCTACTGCATAATCGGCGATCCGATAAGCCATTCGCTCTCGCCGGGTATGCAAAACGCCGCATTTTCTGCGCTCGGCCTGAACTGCACATACATCTCATTTCGCGTGCCTGCACCAGATCTTAAAGAGTCGATAGACTCGCTTCGTGCAATAAACGTCGCCGGCTTTAACGTCACCATCCCACACAAGGTGGCGGTGATAAAGTACCTTGACGAGCTGGACGTTACAGCAAAAAAGGCGGGGGCGGTAAACACGGTCAACAACATAGAAGGAATACTCAAGGGATACAACACTGACATAGCCGGCTTTATAGAGCCCTTGCGCCGGCGCGAGTTTGACTTTGGTATAACAATCCTGCTCCTTGGGGCAGGGGGAGCCGCGCGGGCCATAATTGCCGCGCTGTCCGAGGAAAAGAAGACAGGCAGGGTGATAATAGCAAACCGCGACCAGGCAAAGGCCAAAGAGCTTGCCAGGATTGCCGGCGACCTTGGGATACAGTGCGAAACCATTGCGCTTGAGGACGCGGTGCAGGTCTCGCCCGAGGCGGGGCTGATAGTAAACGCCACTTCTATCGGGCTTGACAACGAGCCTAGCCCAATTGACTCTGATCACATTAAAAAGGGAAGCCTAGTTTACGACATCGTGTACCGGCCAGTCGTGACGGACCTTCTGGAGCAGGCCAAGTTTGCACAGGCGCACGTAGTCTATGGGTATGAAATGCTTTTGGAGCAGGGCGCAAAGGCGTTTGAGATATGGACGGGCCTGCCTGCGCCCCGGGACGTGATGAAAAAGAACCTGCTTGGGATTTTTGGAGAGCCGACATGA
- a CDS encoding SRPBCC domain-containing protein produces the protein MKEIYTEIEIVANARRVWEVLVDFAKYEEWNPFIRQVRGEPREGAKLEIHLTTPAGTKRTYEPKVTRVEPEKELRWFGKVPGFLSGEHIFTIEDAGNGRVKFIHREVFGGLLSSFFKDTDDVKAGFEEMNRALKARLEA, from the coding sequence TTGAAAGAAATCTACACAGAAATAGAGATTGTCGCAAATGCACGGCGCGTGTGGGAAGTGCTTGTTGATTTTGCAAAATACGAAGAGTGGAACCCGTTCATAAGACAGGTCAGGGGCGAGCCCCGGGAAGGAGCAAAACTAGAGATCCACCTGACGACGCCTGCAGGGACAAAGCGCACGTACGAGCCCAAGGTAACCAGAGTCGAGCCGGAAAAAGAGCTCCGGTGGTTTGGCAAGGTTCCGGGATTTCTGTCTGGCGAGCACATATTCACCATTGAAGACGCAGGCAACGGCAGGGTGAAATTCATCCACCGCGAGGTCTTTGGCGGCCTGCTGTCGTCCTTTTTCAAGGACACCGACGACGTCAAGGCAGGCTTTGAGGAGATGAACCGGGCCCTAAAGGCGCGCTTGGAAGCCTAG
- the aroA gene encoding 3-phosphoshikimate 1-carboxyvinyltransferase gives MVKIQVRRSNVDGTVRCPSSKSYTHRALAIASLAADGGQSTITNALLARDTLATLACCKALGAEVQERRDIVQVKGRHDLPPPENVLNCENSGTTIRIMTAMSGLVKSGHVVLTGDESLRRRPMQPILDALGPLGVEAYSTKGNGTPPLIVRGGGIKGGTTVIDGSISSQFISGLLIAGIYADSEIVLKIKGDLVSKPYVRATMATMEQFGVKIDHEPNMLEYRIKQAEYKSTKFDVPSDFSTAALILSAGALAGKRLKVKGLNFNLPQGDSQIVEIMKQMDCVIKADKSKGEVVVQGAESLEGGEFNLADTPDLLPVVSILALKARSPVKITGVAHARVKETDRVANIARELVKFGAKVDEFHDGLTIVAPKKLKNASLEAYNDHRLFMAFTIASMMTERSIVEGAESVDVSYPNFVQDMKDLGAKLAPAK, from the coding sequence ATGGTCAAGATACAGGTCCGGCGCTCAAACGTGGACGGTACTGTCAGGTGCCCTTCAAGCAAGAGCTACACCCACCGCGCACTTGCAATAGCGTCGCTTGCTGCTGACGGCGGCCAGTCTACAATAACAAACGCGCTGCTTGCCCGGGACACGCTTGCCACGCTTGCCTGCTGCAAGGCACTTGGGGCAGAGGTGCAAGAAAGACGCGACATCGTACAGGTGAAAGGCAGGCATGACTTGCCGCCGCCTGAAAACGTGCTCAACTGCGAAAACTCGGGGACAACCATCAGGATAATGACTGCCATGTCCGGCCTTGTCAAAAGCGGCCATGTTGTCCTTACGGGAGACGAGAGCCTCCGGAGGCGCCCGATGCAGCCAATACTTGACGCCCTTGGGCCGCTTGGTGTAGAGGCCTACTCGACCAAGGGCAATGGGACTCCGCCCCTCATAGTCCGAGGGGGCGGGATAAAGGGCGGGACGACCGTGATTGACGGCAGCATATCCAGCCAGTTCATATCCGGGCTCTTGATAGCTGGCATCTACGCTGACTCGGAGATTGTGCTAAAGATCAAAGGCGACCTGGTGTCCAAGCCGTACGTCAGGGCGACGATGGCGACTATGGAGCAGTTTGGGGTAAAGATTGACCATGAGCCAAACATGCTTGAATATCGCATCAAGCAGGCAGAATACAAATCAACAAAATTTGACGTGCCAAGCGACTTTTCAACTGCCGCGCTCATTCTCTCGGCAGGCGCGCTTGCCGGCAAGCGGCTGAAGGTAAAAGGGCTCAATTTCAACCTGCCGCAGGGCGACTCGCAGATAGTGGAGATAATGAAGCAGATGGACTGCGTCATAAAGGCTGACAAGTCAAAGGGCGAAGTCGTCGTACAGGGCGCAGAATCACTTGAGGGAGGCGAGTTCAACCTTGCAGACACGCCTGACCTTTTGCCCGTGGTCTCGATACTTGCGCTCAAGGCAAGGTCGCCGGTCAAGATAACCGGCGTTGCGCACGCCCGCGTCAAAGAGACCGACAGGGTGGCAAACATTGCACGCGAGCTTGTCAAGTTTGGAGCCAAGGTGGACGAGTTCCACGACGGGCTGACCATTGTAGCGCCAAAAAAACTGAAAAACGCGTCGCTTGAGGCCTACAACGACCACCGCCTCTTCATGGCGTTTACCATAGCGTCCATGATGACCGAGAGGTCAATAGTAGAAGGAGCCGAGTCGGTGGACGTCTCGTACCCCAACTTTGTGCAGGACATGAAGGACCTGGGGGCAAAGCTAGCTCCTGCCAAGTAA
- a CDS encoding aminotransferase class I/II-fold pyridoxal phosphate-dependent enzyme has translation MPSSQGEKDLEALRGQIRAVTSDILKKVQERMVLAEQVGEVKSRLGIDVKDEKVEQEIRQMVIKQAGETGMSIEFALRLLNVLLSESEAVQEQKRPQQNNKAPRQTHLGIFQKAKQLEASGRRIIHLEVGEPDYPAPAQAGSALAESFAQKKYHYTDTRGIPQLREAIAKKNRVGEERVMVTPGGRFAVFAAIASLVRPGEEIIAIEPAWPAYRECADFIGARTKVLKTTLESGWTPDLKELESMITSGTKMIALNYPNNPTGKVLDKKTMDRIVALAKGHGLYLLSDEVYSDYSFKPFESVHAYGYDKGVIVSSFSKTYAMTGFRVGYAVASADLIKKMAKVQAVGVTSVAEPVQLAALAALGADPSRNVELMKRRLRFLSGKLKEMSLRFVEPDGAMYVYPELHSGGEDMQLVERLLERGVAIAPGSGFGDSYRRFVRISACRNEKEMEKGLAIMADEVRKAR, from the coding sequence ATGCCATCGTCACAGGGAGAAAAAGATCTGGAAGCTCTGCGAGGCCAGATCCGCGCCGTGACTTCTGACATCCTAAAGAAGGTGCAAGAAAGGATGGTTTTGGCAGAGCAGGTGGGCGAGGTAAAAAGCCGGCTTGGAATAGACGTCAAGGACGAAAAGGTGGAGCAAGAGATCCGCCAGATGGTCATAAAGCAGGCAGGGGAAACCGGCATGAGCATCGAGTTTGCTCTGCGCCTGCTTAACGTATTGCTTTCTGAATCAGAGGCCGTGCAGGAGCAAAAGCGCCCACAGCAAAACAACAAGGCGCCAAGGCAGACCCATCTTGGCATCTTTCAAAAGGCCAAGCAACTGGAGGCGTCCGGCAGGCGCATAATCCACCTCGAAGTGGGCGAGCCGGATTACCCTGCGCCTGCGCAGGCTGGAAGCGCGCTTGCAGAGTCGTTTGCACAAAAGAAGTACCACTATACAGACACCCGCGGGATACCGCAGCTGCGAGAAGCAATAGCAAAAAAGAACAGAGTAGGCGAGGAGCGGGTGATGGTGACGCCAGGCGGGCGCTTTGCCGTTTTCGCGGCAATCGCGTCGCTTGTAAGACCCGGCGAAGAAATAATAGCAATCGAGCCGGCGTGGCCGGCGTACAGGGAATGTGCCGACTTTATCGGTGCAAGGACCAAAGTATTGAAAACCACGCTTGAAAGCGGATGGACCCCTGACCTGAAAGAACTGGAATCGATGATAACGAGCGGGACGAAAATGATTGCGCTAAACTACCCAAACAACCCGACTGGCAAAGTCCTTGACAAAAAGACTATGGACAGGATAGTCGCTCTGGCAAAAGGCCACGGGCTGTATCTTTTGAGCGACGAAGTGTATTCTGACTATTCGTTCAAGCCGTTTGAAAGCGTGCACGCGTACGGCTATGACAAGGGTGTAATCGTCTCGTCATTCTCAAAGACGTACGCGATGACCGGCTTTAGGGTCGGATACGCTGTCGCAAGCGCGGATTTGATAAAAAAGATGGCAAAGGTCCAGGCAGTCGGCGTGACAAGCGTCGCCGAGCCGGTGCAGCTTGCCGCCCTTGCCGCCCTTGGCGCCGACCCGTCAAGAAACGTGGAACTGATGAAAAGGCGTTTGCGCTTTCTGTCGGGCAAGTTAAAAGAGATGTCCCTGCGGTTTGTCGAGCCGGACGGCGCCATGTACGTCTATCCCGAGCTTCACTCTGGCGGCGAAGACATGCAGCTGGTTGAAAGGTTGCTTGAAAGAGGAGTGGCGATAGCTCCGGGAAGCGGTTTTGGAGACTCGTACAGGCGCTTTGTCAGGATATCTGCGTGCAGGAATGAGAAAGAGATGGAAAAAGGTCTTGCCATAATGGCGGACGAGGTCAGGAAGGCGCGCTAG
- the aroD gene encoding type I 3-dehydroquinate dehydratase has product MAKICASIAAENASDLVAQAKTAFDLGADFIEARLDFIVAQDQVMQAADGIDKDRAVFTLRSKSQGGRFSGTEQERVKLLRKLAEKRPMLLDVELETLQANDNLADYLELASIPTLVSWHDFEKTPPNDNLADIITEMRLYSNYVKIVTTANSVEDSVRLMSLYENAMLGLHPIIFAMGEAGVMTRVLCALYGAPYTYAAVEKAVAPGQLTIAQMKQLYGSIRSR; this is encoded by the coding sequence TTGGCCAAGATCTGCGCCTCCATTGCCGCGGAAAACGCAAGCGACCTCGTAGCGCAAGCAAAAACTGCGTTTGACCTTGGAGCGGATTTTATCGAGGCGCGTCTTGACTTTATTGTCGCTCAAGACCAGGTGATGCAGGCCGCAGATGGAATCGACAAGGACCGCGCAGTTTTCACGCTGCGCTCAAAGAGCCAGGGCGGTAGGTTTTCCGGCACCGAGCAAGAGCGCGTAAAACTGCTTCGCAAGCTTGCAGAAAAGAGGCCTATGCTCCTTGACGTCGAGCTTGAAACCCTGCAGGCAAACGACAACCTGGCAGACTATCTTGAACTTGCAAGCATCCCGACGCTTGTCTCATGGCACGACTTTGAAAAGACGCCTCCAAACGACAACCTGGCAGACATTATCACGGAAATGCGCCTGTACAGCAACTACGTCAAGATAGTCACCACGGCCAATAGCGTCGAGGACTCGGTGAGGCTGATGTCGCTCTATGAAAACGCGATGCTTGGCCTGCACCCAATAATATTTGCAATGGGCGAGGCCGGCGTCATGACGAGGGTCCTGTGCGCGCTGTACGGCGCTCCCTACACGTACGCCGCGGTGGAAAAGGCGGTGGCGCCGGGGCAGCTGACCATAGCGCAGATGAAGCAGCTGTACGGTAGCATAAGGAGTCGCTAG
- a CDS encoding DNA-methyltransferase, translated as MLAQEEQLTNQILLGNCKDILDRLPENSVQLTITSPPYRNAINYEMHASGSGGYYRGNAGVETGDYLNEMADIFGDKVYRVTKDGGYCCVVIANEVVNGTILPLPHMLLSRLVQPFGKWQLHEEIIWHKVTGGTNRYGSFVLNPYPKYYRANVMHEFILVLRKGDVNSGRKRKEALPATHEEWTKEIANSVWHIAPVPPGYIDHPCPYPEEIPYRLMKVYSYKGDVVLDPFNGSGQTTKVAHHFGRRYIGIDMVKEYVELARSRIESEPIHIRNEALIANWKKIPSSHHYRA; from the coding sequence ATGCTTGCTCAGGAAGAACAACTGACAAACCAGATACTTCTCGGAAACTGCAAGGACATTTTGGACAGACTTCCTGAGAATTCTGTTCAATTGACGATAACGTCGCCTCCTTACCGGAACGCCATCAACTATGAAATGCACGCGTCCGGAAGCGGAGGCTACTATCGCGGAAACGCCGGTGTTGAAACAGGCGATTACCTGAACGAGATGGCCGACATTTTTGGCGACAAGGTCTACCGCGTCACAAAGGACGGAGGCTATTGCTGCGTAGTGATTGCAAACGAGGTCGTAAACGGCACCATACTCCCGCTGCCGCACATGCTGCTTTCAAGGCTGGTGCAGCCGTTCGGCAAGTGGCAGCTGCATGAGGAAATAATCTGGCACAAGGTCACAGGAGGCACCAACCGCTACGGCTCGTTCGTCCTCAACCCATACCCAAAATACTACCGCGCAAACGTGATGCACGAGTTCATACTCGTCCTGAGAAAGGGAGACGTCAACAGCGGGAGAAAACGCAAAGAGGCGCTCCCTGCAACGCACGAGGAGTGGACCAAAGAGATTGCAAACTCGGTGTGGCACATCGCGCCGGTCCCGCCGGGATACATCGACCACCCGTGCCCGTACCCCGAGGAGATACCGTACCGCCTGATGAAGGTCTATTCGTACAAGGGCGACGTCGTGCTCGACCCGTTCAACGGAAGCGGCCAGACGACCAAGGTGGCGCACCATTTCGGCAGGCGCTACATCGGAATTGACATGGTAAAAGAGTACGTCGAGCTTGCGCGCTCGCGGATAGAAAGCGAGCCCATACACATACGCAACGAGGCGCTCATAGCCAACTGGAAAAAGATACCATCGTCCCACCACTACAGGGCCTAG
- a CDS encoding 3-dehydroquinate synthase II yields MVEQAAKSKELIVKPTVAKAGLEKFLSKLKNVSMLNADPKVVAGKKFQTIFESNDADLVICKTFDQMKAAKAAGKTFGYYKKVLSNADVDEIERASQAEGASFVVVDASDWKIIPLENIIAKLHKSKTKVYTTASSSKEVKTMFSVLELGVDGVILSTDSEDEVEKASQQLSTVRFPIKVARITEVKDVGTGERVCVDTASMMGMGEGMLIGSRSNFMLLVHNESVGSSFTSPRPFRVNAGAVYCYTITPDGNTRYLSELESGTEVWIVNKDGQSRRATVGRSKIETRPLRLLRAEIEGETGTVILQNAETIRLMKPDGKLLSVTEVKPGDEVMGYAKPASGRHFGMEVDEYIVEK; encoded by the coding sequence TTGGTTGAACAGGCAGCAAAGAGCAAAGAGCTAATCGTAAAGCCTACGGTCGCAAAAGCGGGCCTTGAGAAATTCCTCTCAAAGCTAAAAAACGTCAGCATGCTAAACGCCGACCCCAAGGTTGTGGCAGGCAAGAAATTCCAGACGATATTCGAGTCAAACGACGCCGACCTTGTGATATGCAAGACGTTTGACCAGATGAAGGCTGCCAAGGCCGCAGGCAAGACCTTTGGCTACTACAAAAAAGTGCTGAGCAACGCCGACGTCGACGAGATCGAGCGCGCGTCGCAAGCAGAGGGTGCATCGTTCGTGGTCGTGGACGCAAGCGACTGGAAGATAATCCCGCTTGAGAACATCATCGCCAAGCTGCACAAGTCCAAGACAAAGGTCTACACCACTGCATCCTCGTCAAAGGAGGTCAAGACCATGTTCTCGGTGCTGGAGCTTGGAGTCGACGGCGTCATACTCTCGACAGACAGCGAAGACGAGGTGGAAAAGGCAAGCCAGCAGCTTTCAACCGTCCGGTTCCCGATCAAGGTCGCCAGGATAACCGAGGTAAAGGACGTGGGCACTGGCGAGCGCGTCTGCGTCGACACCGCCTCGATGATGGGTATGGGCGAGGGGATGCTCATCGGAAGCAGGTCCAACTTTATGCTGCTCGTGCACAACGAGTCGGTCGGCTCGTCTTTTACGTCGCCACGGCCTTTTCGCGTAAACGCCGGCGCCGTCTATTGCTACACGATAACGCCTGACGGCAACACCCGCTACCTGTCAGAGCTTGAATCCGGGACGGAGGTGTGGATTGTCAACAAGGACGGCCAGTCAAGGCGCGCGACGGTCGGCAGGTCAAAGATAGAGACGCGGCCCCTGCGCCTCTTGCGCGCAGAAATCGAAGGCGAGACTGGGACCGTCATCCTGCAGAACGCCGAGACGATACGCCTGATGAAGCCCGATGGAAAACTGTTGTCGGTGACCGAAGTCAAGCCCGGCGACGAGGTCATGGGCTACGCCAAGCCTGCCAGCGGCAGGCACTTTGGCATGGAAGTGGACGAGTACATCGTCGAAAAGTAA
- the aroC gene encoding chorismate synthase yields MVGGNIIGERFVAVSFGESHGRCVGMLVDGCPAGLLLSEDDIQGQLDRRKPGQSAVTTQRKEEDRVEILSGVFNGFTTGAPICMLIWNKDADSRAYEAIKNIPRPGHADYPAMVKYGGFADYRGSGRFSGRLTATLVMAGAVAQKLLKETLGIETVAYTSEIGGIKAAGNNITAENIARRYDNDVRCPDPAAAEKMRDAILAARRDGDSLGGVVECTTSNLPVGLGEPIFASLEADLSKALFGIPAVKAVEFGSGFEGSKRRGSENNDAYYIKNDGKIVTRTNNSGGILGGLSNGMPLIVRVAFKPAASIAKSQDTLDISTKSQARLTVPGRHDPCVVPRAPPIVECVVSMVLADHAIRAGLVPPVLKKKGSA; encoded by the coding sequence ATGGTCGGCGGTAACATTATCGGCGAGCGCTTTGTTGCCGTGAGCTTTGGCGAAAGCCACGGCCGCTGCGTAGGGATGCTAGTCGACGGCTGCCCTGCAGGGCTCTTGCTTTCCGAGGACGACATACAGGGCCAACTTGACAGGCGCAAGCCCGGCCAGTCCGCAGTTACCACCCAGCGCAAGGAAGAGGACAGGGTCGAGATACTCTCCGGCGTTTTCAACGGCTTTACCACTGGCGCGCCAATATGCATGTTGATATGGAACAAGGACGCCGACTCGCGCGCATACGAGGCGATAAAGAACATACCGAGGCCCGGCCACGCAGACTATCCTGCGATGGTCAAGTACGGGGGCTTTGCAGACTATCGCGGTAGCGGGCGCTTTTCTGGCAGGCTCACTGCAACTCTTGTGATGGCCGGCGCGGTGGCGCAAAAGCTGCTTAAAGAGACACTTGGCATCGAAACTGTCGCTTACACCTCAGAAATTGGCGGGATAAAGGCTGCAGGCAACAACATCACCGCAGAAAACATTGCCCGTCGCTATGACAACGACGTCAGGTGCCCCGATCCAGCGGCGGCTGAAAAGATGCGCGACGCCATTTTAGCAGCAAGGAGGGATGGAGACTCGCTTGGCGGCGTAGTGGAATGCACAACGTCGAACTTGCCGGTCGGGCTTGGCGAGCCGATATTTGCATCCCTTGAGGCCGACCTGAGCAAGGCGCTCTTTGGGATACCTGCCGTCAAGGCAGTCGAGTTTGGCTCTGGCTTTGAAGGCTCAAAGAGGCGGGGCTCTGAAAACAACGACGCATATTATATCAAAAATGATGGAAAAATAGTGACTAGGACCAACAACTCGGGTGGCATCCTGGGTGGCCTGTCAAACGGCATGCCGCTAATAGTCCGTGTGGCGTTCAAGCCGGCGGCGTCGATAGCCAAGTCGCAAGATACGCTTGACATATCGACAAAGTCGCAGGCCAGGCTGACCGTCCCCGGCAGGCACGACCCGTGCGTGGTGCCAAGGGCGCCTCCGATAGTCGAGTGCGTTGTCTCGATGGTGCTTGCCGACCACGCAATACGCGCGGGGCTCGTCCCTCCTGTGCTAAAGAAGAAAGGAAGTGCATAA
- a CDS encoding C2H2-type zinc finger protein gives MSTASSSVRKAENRCNLCGKVFATPELLESHKQMEHSKQGHPPAGVS, from the coding sequence ATGTCTACCGCATCTTCGTCTGTCAGAAAAGCGGAGAATAGATGCAACCTGTGCGGCAAGGTTTTCGCAACGCCCGAACTTTTGGAATCACACAAACAAATGGAGCACAGCAAGCAGGGTCATCCACCCGCAGGCGTAAGCTAA
- a CDS encoding prephenate dehydrogenase/arogenate dehydrogenase family protein, which produces MLVAIIGAAGKMGAWFCRYFAARQGNEVSAFDVKPFQINNDVRSAASIADCVKNADLVMICVPVKRTPAVIKQCAQAMTRQNALLAEISSVKAKTLPALKKARQDIITLCVHPMFGPGASEEKKQLKMLAIPVRNKAKELDAINSIFAGMSVKVLPDARTHDRAIAAVLGLTYFTNVAFASILAREDLANLNEVGGTTFAVQAMLAQSVMTDEPELIAALIRDNPHAAGYMRQYMKEASALASVRGSLLGAKLKKTKKKLQKKADLEASYRRMYGIIGLLDKPAE; this is translated from the coding sequence ATGCTGGTAGCAATCATCGGCGCGGCAGGCAAGATGGGCGCATGGTTCTGCAGGTACTTTGCAGCAAGGCAGGGAAACGAGGTCAGCGCCTTTGACGTCAAGCCTTTTCAGATAAACAACGATGTCCGAAGTGCCGCAAGCATTGCAGACTGCGTGAAAAACGCGGACCTTGTGATGATATGCGTCCCGGTAAAGCGCACTCCCGCCGTGATAAAGCAATGCGCCCAAGCAATGACAAGACAAAATGCCCTGCTTGCCGAGATATCATCAGTCAAGGCCAAGACGCTTCCTGCTCTGAAAAAGGCGCGACAAGATATTATCACCCTGTGTGTTCACCCGATGTTTGGGCCGGGCGCAAGCGAGGAAAAGAAACAGCTAAAGATGCTTGCAATCCCGGTGCGCAACAAGGCAAAAGAACTTGACGCAATAAACAGCATATTTGCAGGAATGTCAGTCAAGGTGCTGCCAGACGCCCGTACGCATGACAGGGCAATAGCAGCAGTGCTTGGCCTGACATACTTTACCAACGTTGCCTTTGCAAGCATTCTTGCACGCGAAGACCTTGCAAACCTCAACGAAGTTGGGGGGACTACCTTTGCAGTTCAGGCCATGCTCGCCCAGAGCGTCATGACCGACGAACCAGAACTCATAGCGGCACTCATACGCGACAACCCGCATGCGGCAGGGTACATGCGCCAGTACATGAAGGAGGCCAGCGCGCTTGCGTCAGTCCGCGGCTCTTTGCTTGGGGCAAAGCTGAAAAAGACCAAGAAAAAGCTGCAAAAGAAGGCAGATCTTGAAGCGTCATACAGACGCATGTACGGGATTATAGGGCTTTTGGACAAGCCGGCAGAATAA